A region of Ferruginibacter albus DNA encodes the following proteins:
- the aspS gene encoding aspartate--tRNA ligase: MYRSHTCGELRLTDVKKEVTLAGWVQTVRKFGSITFIDIRDRYGITQLLFSESLNAQLDANPLGREFVLQVKGTVNERSNKNANIATGEIEITVTEFSILNKSVVPPFTIQDDTDGGDDLRMKYRYLDLRRNAVKKNLELRYSVNRSARNYLHENSFMDIETPFLIKSTPEGARDFVVPSRMNPGQFYALPQSPQTFKQLLMVSGYDRYYQIVKCFRDEDLRADRQPEFTQIDCEMSFVEQEDILNMFEGLIKRIFKDVKNIDYTEKVERMTWEDAMWNYGNDKPDIRFDIKLLNLKKPSTVFTNKTDNASLINGVDFKVFDEAETVIAISIPGASEYTRKQTDELTEWVKRPQIGMKGLVFIKVNTDGTYKSSVDKFYSEDKLKAIATAANAKPGDLILILAGTEEKTRKATSDLRMYMADKSGLRKSDEYKLLWVLDFPLFEYAEEDNRWVARHHPFTSPKPDQIDVMINNDPVIKDAANYLAHPYANIKANAYDMVLNGNEIGGGSIRIFQKELQEKMFAALGMDKEEQQHKFGFLLGAFEYGAPPHGGLAFGFDRLCAILGGSESIRDFIAFPKNNSGRDVMLDAPSTIDDKQFDELQIKLDLK, translated from the coding sequence ATGTATCGTTCTCATACCTGTGGCGAATTAAGATTAACAGACGTAAAAAAAGAAGTAACGCTTGCCGGATGGGTGCAAACCGTTCGCAAGTTTGGAAGCATCACCTTTATTGATATCCGTGATCGTTATGGCATTACACAATTATTATTTTCAGAAAGCTTAAATGCGCAATTAGATGCCAATCCCTTAGGAAGAGAATTTGTGTTACAGGTAAAAGGAACGGTGAATGAACGCAGCAACAAAAATGCTAACATAGCAACAGGAGAAATTGAAATTACAGTAACTGAATTTTCAATCTTAAATAAATCAGTTGTTCCTCCTTTTACTATTCAGGATGATACGGATGGTGGTGATGATCTAAGAATGAAATATCGCTATCTTGATCTAAGAAGAAATGCAGTTAAGAAAAATTTAGAATTGCGTTACTCTGTAAATCGCAGTGCAAGAAATTATTTGCATGAAAATAGCTTCATGGATATTGAAACTCCTTTCTTAATTAAATCAACTCCTGAAGGTGCAAGAGACTTTGTGGTTCCGTCGAGAATGAACCCGGGACAGTTTTATGCATTGCCTCAATCGCCACAAACCTTTAAGCAATTATTAATGGTAAGCGGTTACGATCGTTACTATCAAATTGTAAAATGTTTTAGAGATGAAGATCTGCGTGCTGACCGTCAGCCTGAGTTTACACAGATAGATTGCGAAATGAGCTTTGTAGAACAGGAAGATATTTTAAACATGTTTGAAGGTTTGATCAAACGGATTTTTAAAGACGTAAAGAATATCGACTACACAGAGAAAGTTGAACGCATGACATGGGAAGATGCTATGTGGAATTATGGTAATGATAAACCTGATATTCGTTTCGATATAAAACTATTGAACCTTAAAAAGCCTTCAACTGTCTTTACTAATAAAACAGACAATGCTTCTTTAATTAATGGCGTAGATTTTAAAGTGTTTGATGAAGCTGAGACAGTCATTGCTATTTCAATTCCAGGTGCAAGTGAATACACACGTAAACAAACCGATGAATTAACAGAGTGGGTTAAACGTCCGCAGATAGGAATGAAAGGTTTGGTGTTTATTAAAGTAAATACTGATGGTACATATAAAAGCAGCGTAGATAAATTCTATAGTGAGGATAAATTGAAAGCGATTGCCACTGCAGCTAATGCAAAGCCAGGTGACCTGATCTTAATTCTTGCAGGTACAGAAGAAAAAACAAGAAAAGCCACCAGCGATCTGCGTATGTACATGGCAGATAAATCAGGCTTACGCAAATCCGATGAATATAAATTATTGTGGGTATTGGATTTTCCTTTGTTTGAATATGCAGAGGAAGATAATCGTTGGGTTGCCCGTCATCATCCGTTTACATCGCCAAAGCCTGACCAGATTGATGTGATGATCAATAACGATCCTGTTATTAAGGATGCTGCAAATTATTTGGCACATCCTTATGCCAATATCAAAGCAAATGCATATGATATGGTGTTGAACGGAAATGAAATCGGCGGTGGCTCTATCCGGATCTTTCAAAAAGAATTGCAGGAAAAAATGTTTGCTGCTTTAGGAATGGATAAAGAAGAACAGCAACATAAATTCGGTTTCTTGTTAGGTGCATTTGAATACGGCGCTCCTCCGCATGGTGGTTTGGCTTTTGGTTTTGATCGTTTGTGTGCTATACTTGGTGGAAGTGAAAGTATCCGCGATTTTATTGCGTTCCCTAAAAATAACAGCGGACGTGATGTGATGCTGGATGCACCATCTACTATTGATGATAAACAGTTTGATGAATTACAGATCAAATTGGATTTGAAATAG
- the rpsT gene encoding 30S ribosomal protein S20, with amino-acid sequence MANHSATKKDVRQSRKRNERNRYYGKTTRNAIRDIRAVDAKKEASDKLPEVASMIDKLAKRGTIHKNKAANLKSKLAKKVNALTK; translated from the coding sequence ATGGCAAATCACTCAGCTACCAAAAAAGACGTTCGTCAAAGTCGCAAGCGCAATGAGCGTAACCGTTATTACGGAAAAACAACCCGTAATGCTATTCGTGATATCAGAGCGGTTGACGCAAAGAAAGAAGCTTCGGACAAATTACCGGAAGTGGCTTCTATGATCGACAAATTGGCTAAACGTGGTACAATACACAAAAATAAAGCTGCTAACTTGAAAAGCAAATTGGCTAAAAAGGTCAATGCGCTTACAAAATAA
- a CDS encoding GNAT family N-acetyltransferase produces the protein MADTTFHTITSFDKALIEKIADWYFEEWKIPKERTIHRLQHQSGDDVLFQLVLFIDNIPVATGGLYNNVGLHQSFPHYKKLQPWIALLYTSSDHRNKGYGRLLLREIESTSSKKGFVDLYLYTFTAEELYLKEGWKELSRVNYHNNQTVIMQKQIKTLNSL, from the coding sequence ATGGCAGATACCACATTTCATACAATTACTTCATTTGATAAAGCATTAATAGAAAAAATTGCAGACTGGTATTTTGAAGAATGGAAAATTCCAAAAGAAAGAACAATCCATCGTCTACAACATCAGTCGGGTGATGATGTTTTGTTCCAATTGGTTTTATTTATTGACAATATTCCTGTTGCAACGGGCGGACTCTATAATAATGTTGGGCTACATCAATCATTTCCTCATTATAAAAAGTTGCAGCCCTGGATAGCATTATTATATACATCCTCCGATCATAGAAATAAAGGTTATGGCAGGCTATTATTACGAGAAATAGAGTCGACTTCCTCAAAAAAAGGATTCGTTGATCTTTATCTTTATACTTTCACCGCTGAAGAATTGTATTTAAAAGAAGGATGGAAAGAGCTAAGCAGGGTGAATTATCATAATAACCAAACTGTTATTATGCAAAAGCAAATAAAAACTCTTAATAGCCTTTAG